TTCCGCTATGTTGGGCGTGGTGATGTGATTTCAGTCCTTGTGGAATTTGCCTTGAGGAATCATTCAGGCTTAAAGAAATCAAATTTAAGTTCAGTAGAACAACTGTGAAACGATATTACATTTGAGAGGAAAGAAACGAGCCATATATCTACAAAACCATCACCTTTATTTCATAGTCATTTCAGTAGCAAAATAGTGTGCCTTCATATTTATAAAAGTGTAAAATCTCTTAAAACAAAAATAGAGCTGAAAAAATCTCATATATTACATCCCTGTTTTAACTGCCATATAATAAATACAAGCGAAAATAAATATACAATCGTTTCCATGGCGACTGGGTTGGACCACAGCCCATAATTCACAACACTGCAGTAATTCAATTTGCCTTATGTTTTTAGCGGTGTTTAATCTGACTTATTTTGaacaattatttttttaaaatcgcaATTTAAATATACAAGTCCAATTCTTTAATAAATTCTGGTCTTACGATCCAACCAGCACCTCCATAATGTGTTCCAGTTCATTGAGGTCCGTTTTGAGTGGCTGGTTTGTCAAACTCCTCATGAGGTCATCCGTTGCCATGGAGACAACCTTTGACTGTGAACCCTGACCAGGACTCAGGTTCAAGGTGCAAGGGTTCAACTCGCACAGGAAGTTGTCAAGGTCTGAGAAGAGGAAATCGTCCAGCGAGAGGTCAGGAAGGATTGCTGGGCATGGGGAGGGGTGTATTGGTGAGGAGGTGTGGTTTAAGGTGGGCTGCACAAAGTCAAAGTGAGGCTCAAGGCAGATGGTCTGCATTGGAGTTTCTTTTTCGATTCCATTTGTACCCGGTtcagagagagaggatgatgagGTGTTTGGCTCATTGAGTTCTGGTAATGTTGAGGCGAACCCATCCTTGGGTGAAATGGAAGCGTCTGGAGAGAAATCTGGCTCACCGTCCTGCTCTAGAACCCATGCCGGAGTCAAACTGACTTCAAGTGCTTGATGCTGTGGAAATTTCTGGTTCTGTTCGGCCGGGGGTCTCGGACACGGCGCCCCCTGGTGGCTGATTTCCTCCTGAATGAGCCGGAGCGTGTTAGTAATGAGGACGCGGCGGCCCAGAGATGGAACATGGCACAGTTTCTGAAGCGAGAGCTGCAGAACTGTCTGCCTCTGCCATGAGTACGCCATGGAAGACTCTGCCCATACGGCTGCCATCTTGGGCTGGGTATTGGGCTCGTCCTTATCCTCTGGCTCCAGTGTTCGTTTCAGACCTGTACACGACATGGGGCAGGTATCTGTGAGAAGGGGAAgagataaaataaaaattaaaaaaaggtttAAATTTTCAGGAAATTAAGTTTTTGCTACGTGCATGAAGTTCACTCCAGTGGTGGAGCATCTGAATGGGCATGTACAGTGTTGTCTATTTGATAAATCAACAATTATGACATTTTAGCATACACTGGTTCTCAGTGCCAGTGACCCCTTTCCcagtgaatacatttatttcattaACATTCTTTAaaatttgtcatttttttggAGCCTTGAAATGTTCTATGACTGAACATTCCACTGATGGAATAAGGTCTGGCTTGACTTCGGTGCCTGGACCCCTGAATATAACTGATAATGTTGGTTGTGATTTCTACAActgtgaaaattaaaaaaaaagtgtatgtacagtggtgcttgaaagtttgtgaacccttttgaattttctatatttctgcataaatatgacccaaaacatcagattttcacacaactcctaaaagtagataaagagaacccagttaaacaaatgagacaaaaatgttatacttggtcatttatttattgaggaaaattatgcaatattacatatctgtgagtggcaaaagtatgtgaacctttgctttcagtatctggtgtgacccccttgtgcagcaataactgcaactaagcatttccggtaactgttgatcagtcctgcacaccggcttggaggaattttagcccgttcctccgtacagaacagcttcaactctgggatgttggtgggtttcctcacatgaactgctcgcttcaggtccttccacaacttttccattggattaaggtcaggactttgacttggccattccaaaacattcactttattcttctttaaccattctttggtagaatgacttgtgtgcttagggtcgttgtcttgctgcatgacccaccttctcttgagattcagttcatggacagatgtcctgacattttcctgtagaattcgctggtataattcagaattcattgttccatcaatgatggcaagtcgtcctggcccagatacagcaaaacaggcccaaaccataatactaccaccaccatgtttcacagatgggataaggttcttatgctgcaatgcagtgttttcctttctccaaatagaacgcttctcatttgaaccaaaaagttctattttggtctcatccgtccacaaaacacttccaatagccttctggcttgttcacgtgatctttagcaaactgcagacgagcagcaatgttctttttggagagcagtggctttctccttgcaaccctgcaatgcacaccattgttgttcagtgttctcctaatggtggactcatgaacattaaaaaacctttatttgtcacatgcacacttcaagtaccgtgaaactcatcctctgcatttaacccatctgaagcagtgaacacgcgcgcgcacactcagagcagtgggcagccacaccagagcacctagggagcagtcaggggttcggtaccttgctcaagggcacctcagcccaaggccgccccacatcaacctaactgcatgtctttggattgtgggggaaaccggagcacccggaggaaatccacgcagacatggggagaacatgcaaactccacacagaaaggccctcgccggccgctgggttcgaaaccagaaccttcttgctgtgaggtgaccgtgctaaccactacaccaccgtgccgcccattaacattaaccaatgtgagagaggccttcagttgcttagaaattaccctggtgtCCCTTGTGACCTCAcagattattacacgccttgctcttggagtgatctttgttggtcgaccactcctggcgagggtaacaatggtcttgaatttcctccttttgtacacaatctgtctgactgtggattggtggagtccaaactctttagagatggttttgtaaccttttccagcctgatgcgcatcaacagcgctttttctgaggtcctcagaaatctttcttcgtgccatgatacacttccacaaacgtgttgtgaagatcagactttgatagatccctgttctttaaataaaacagggtgcccactcacacctgattgtcatcccattgattgaaacacctgactctaatttcaccttcaaattaactgctaatcctagaggttcacatacttttgccactcacagatatgtaatattggatcattttcctcaataaataaatgaccaagtataatatttttgtctcgtttgtttaactgggttctctttatctacttttaggacttgtgtgaaaatctgatgatgttttaggtcatatttatgcagaaatatagaaaattctaaagggttcacaaactttcaagcaccactctgtgtgtgtgtgtgtgtgtgtgtgtgtatacacacacacactccacctactgttttctgcagttctct
The DNA window shown above is from Neoarius graeffei isolate fNeoGra1 chromosome 18, fNeoGra1.pri, whole genome shotgun sequence and carries:
- the sertad2a gene encoding SERTA domain-containing protein 2 — encoded protein: MSCTGLKRTLEPEDKDEPNTQPKMAAVWAESSMAYSWQRQTVLQLSLQKLCHVPSLGRRVLITNTLRLIQEEISHQGAPCPRPPAEQNQKFPQHQALEVSLTPAWVLEQDGEPDFSPDASISPKDGFASTLPELNEPNTSSSSLSEPGTNGIEKETPMQTICLEPHFDFVQPTLNHTSSPIHPSPCPAILPDLSLDDFLFSDLDNFLCELNPCTLNLSPGQGSQSKVVSMATDDLMRSLTNQPLKTDLNELEHIMEVLVGS